Genomic window (Psychromonas sp. L1A2):
GCTAACGAATAGGTTAACTTGTGTTGTTCTGTTAAACATTGAATATCAGTCGGGCTACTTTGCGCATAAAAATGCAATTGATGTTCTGCAGAAAAGGCAATGATTAATGCGATATCTTGATCTAATAATGGTTTTAAATGGCGTAATAACACGGCAACCGTATTATCCGCTTCAACTAACTCTATATGACCTAATGCCATCTTACCTTGTAACTGATTTAACAACGCTTTAAGAGGCAAAATTAATTGTGACAATGCAGGTTTTAATACCGGACATTTTTGTTGATTAATGAGTTCATTACTGGCCGAGCGACGGAAGCCCATTTGTACTTTTTTGGTTTTTTTATCATACATCACACCAAAACGTGCACAACGACGATAAGCCCAAGCATCTGATTTTAATGTTGCTTGTAATTCTGCTGGTTTATATTTTGCAAAACGCTCAAACAACGCCATAAGACCCGTTTGTTTTATTTCAATCTGGCTTGCCTGTTCAATATGTTGTAAATGACACCCCCCACATTCTTGGTAATGTTCACAATGTGGTTCGGTACGTAAATTACTCGCTTGATGTATTTTTAGAATACTGGCTTTTTTATAGCGTTTTTTATCTTCATCGATAGAAACATCGACGATTTCACCTACTAAACCACCTTCAACGAACATTGGCTTATTTTGATGGAATAACATCCCTCTGCCCTGATGATCGAGCTTATCGATCTGACAATGTTTAATTATTTTGTTATTTTGCTTATTTGTGCGCGATGCTTTGAAGAACTGGGCCATAAATATTTCACAGGTGAAGTAAGCTATGCCATGATAGCGGTTACGTTTATCGGAACGCTATTGTCACACAAAAAATACAAGCATTCATTACTCCATTGAAATTAGATTTTACCTTATGACTAAATACGGCCTACGCGCACAAGTTATTGCCTACACTGTTCTACCGACTGTCCTTATCGGTGGCATTTTAGCTGGTTACTTTTCATTCCATCGCTTCCAACAAGCCGATGAGTTTTTAATTGATCGGGCATTGAACATTGCAGATGCATTATCAATCGCCAGTGAATACGGTATGCAGGATGAGACCAGAACTATTCTGCGTCGATTAATTGGGACCACTCATCGAAAAAATAGCCCTATGATCAAAAGTATTGCTATTTTTACTGCTGATAATAAATTATTTGTTATCAGTAATTACCATCGTGATTATCAAAAGTTGCGTTTAGATAAAGACCAACCAATACCCGACTTACCGCAAATCACGACTTTAGATGACAGTATCATTATCCATAGTCCGATTATTGATGAAACAAACTTTTTAGAATACCAACTGACTTTCGATCAACCTCGTAAAGTAGTCGGCTATGTTGCATTAGAGATAAATAGGGATCAAATTGAGCTATTGCTTTATCGAGATGCCGCTTTCTCTTTGTTAGTGGTGTTGTTAGGTATTATAGGCAGTTTATATTTGGCCTTTAAACATGCTAAACGTATTACAGCCCCTATTTCTGACATGGCATCAGTCGTTGAAAAAATCAGTTTAGGGCGTTTAAATTCTCGCGTTGAAGGTGAATACACGGGTGAAATTGGTTTACTACAACATGGTATTAACGAAATGGCATTGGCCATGTCTAAACATCATGAAGAGATGCAAGAAAGTATTGATTTAGCGACCAGCGAATTACGTGAAACGTTAGACCAAATGGAAGTGCAAAATATTGAATTAGATATCACTCGTAAAGAAGCACAACAAGCTGCTTCCGTAAAATCTGAATTCTTAGCCAATATGAGCCATGAATTACGTACTCCATTAAATGGTGTTATTGGCTTTGCAAGACAGTTATTAAAAACACAAATGACTAATAATCAAATGGATTATTTGCAAACAATTGAGCGTTCAGCAGGTAACCTGTTAAATATTATTAATGACATTCTCGACTTTTCTAAGCTAGAAGCCGGCAAATTAGACCTTGAGCATATCCCTTTCGAAATCCGTGAATCGATTGATGAAACAATGCATCTATTAGCGCACAGTGCACACGAGAAAAATATTGAATTAAGTTTAATGGTTGATGAAGACGTCCCCCAAGAACTAATTGGTGATGCGATGCGTCTACAACAGATCTTAACTAACTTAATTGGTAATGCTATAAAATTTACTGAACAAGGTAATATAGAAGTTAAGATTCAGCGTACTGAAAAAGAAAATGATACCGATAAAGGCATCAAACTTAAATTTATTATTTCAGATACTGGTATTGGTATATCAGAGGCACAACAAGAACAACTATTTAAAGCCTTTGGACAAGCAGATAGCAGCATCACGCGCCAGTATGGCGGTACAGGTTTAGGACTTGTTATCACGCAAAAACTAGTCAATGAAATGAAAGGTAGTATTGACTTAGTCTCAACACCTAATGCGGGCTCTACTTTCTGGTTTACTATCGCCATAGAGAGGTGTACTCGCGAACCACTCGCTTCACTTCCATTAGAAAGATTATCTAATCGAACAGTGTTAGCTTATGAGTCAAATGAATACGCAGTACGCGCATGCTCTCAATTGCTAATGCAATGGAAAACCAATGCCACTATCACTGAAACAGACTTACAATGGAAAAAGGCACTTCATAAACGTTATGACAGTATCGTGATTGGACATAGTAACAATACTAATATCAATCCGCTGTTAATTCATATCGAGCAAGCAAAAGAATACACTGACAATATTATTGTGTTGCTGAATTGCAGCGACCCAAGTGTTTACGAGCAATTAATGGAAACAGGTATAACTCATTGCTTAAATAAGCCAGTTAACCATAAAAACTTTGCAAATGCCTTAGTATCAAATGAAACAACGCCAACAACATTACAAATTGCAATGCCAATACAACGTAAAGACATTAATGTAATGGCTGTAGATGATAATAGAGCGAACTTAAAACTTATCTCTGCAATGTTAACCGATAGAGTTCATCGAGTAACAACGTGTAAGAATGGTAAAGAAGCTGTTGAACATGCAAAAAATACACCTTTTGATATTATCTTCATGGATATACAAATGCCTATTTTAGATGGTGTCAGTGCTTGTGCTCAAATTAAAAAGGATTCTCTGAATCAAGAGAGCCCTATTATCGCAGTAACCGCACACGTTCTCCCGGGTGAAAAAGAGCAGTTCTTGCAAAAAGGTATGGATGATTGTTTGGCAAAACCGATTGATGAATTGGCATTACAAGCCATCATTAACAAATGGGCACCTAATGCACAAATAATGGAGGTAGCTCCTCAAGAAGAAATAGCTAAGCTCCCTCATAAAAAAATACCAGCTATCGTAAAGAAATCCTTTGATTGGGAGTTGGCATTACAGCAATCAGCCGGCAAGAGTGATTTAGCTAAAGAGATGTTGAGTATGTTATTAGAAGAGTTTGATGATATTCGAAAAATAGCAAATAGTGCGATTAATGGTGATGTTGATAGTGAACAATTTGCAAAGGCAATCCATAAATTTCATGGTGGTTGTAGTTATAGCGGCGTTCCTAAATTAAAAAATATCGCAGGCTTAATTGAAAAAGAGATCAAAAATGCGGTCAATCCAGACTTGTTAGAACCTGAACTATTGGAACTATTAGACGAGTTGGATAATGTAGAAAAAGAAGCAAAGACTTATTTAGCATAAAAATCTATCTTGCTCTGATAATTGGAGAATTAAAGGTAGCGATGAGTTTTAATACCGATTACATTAAATATATTGTCTAAATTTCACCCAGGAAAAACAGTTCAATTCAAGGCGTAAATTGAGCTGTTTTAACAAGTAAAATAGATAAGCTATTTATTGTAATTAGTATAATAAGTAGTTAACCTCAATTCTGGTTAATGAAAGCAAGATTATATTTAAAATCATAAGGTTACTTCTACTATACCACTTTGTATCGCTTTGCTTATCCAGGACTGAGGTTAGATAATTTTAAGCTCTATAAATGAAATTAGCTGTAGTTTATCAAAGGTAATTAATGTTCTGTCTTAACTGCCTATATAAATAAACTATATGGCGCTGATAAAAAATAAAGGCTTATCAATGATAGGCCTTCGCTTTACTACTTTTTGAAATAACAAAGGCATGACTTACCTATTATTTAATACTGTCAGAGCTCTCTAGTAAGTTTCTATGGTCATCCTTGTCCATGTGCAATTGACGGGTAGGGAAGGCGAACTCTGCTCCATGCTCAATCACTATATTGGCTACTTTTAATAAAACATCTTGCTTCACTTCATGAAACAAAATCCAGTTAGTTGTTTTAGTGAAAGTATAGATAAAAAAGTCTAAAGATGAATTATTAAATAAATCAAAGTTAACAATCAAAGTCTGAGACTGATCGATATCAGGATGATTTTGTAACATCTCTCTAACCGCTTTTATAATATGCTCGACTTGTTGAATATCTTTATAACGCAGGCCAAAGTCTTCTTTAATACGTCGATTAGTCATACGAGATGGATTCTCTACAACAATGGTTGTAAATAAACTGTTTGGGACGTAAATAGGACGTTTATCAAAAGTACGAATACGTGTTACACGCCAGCCAATTTCCTCTACGGTCCCTTCGATTGACTTGTCAGGACTACGGATCCAATCACCTACTTTAAAAGGTTTATCCATATACACCATGGTTGCACCAAATAGATTTGATAATAAATCCTTAGCCGCCATACCAACAATTAACCCCCCCATACCACCGAATGCAAGCACACCAGAAATACTTACCCCTAAGGTTTGAATAATTGATAAAGTAATAATAGTAATAATGGAAAGCTTCGCTAGTTTAGATAATGCAGTAACTGTCGTTGTATCTTTTGCATCATCGGCAATATAAGTATGTTCTGCTTTATAAACTAAGCGCCAAAATACCCAACCAATCAAAAATAAAATAGCCACTTTTTGAACCGCTGGTAAATAATCAGAAATGGCAAACTCTTCACTTTCTGCGATCACTCTCATTGACATTGATGTCCCCATCAAGACAATCACCCAATTGATCGGTTTATTAACGGCATAGAACACAATATCGTCCCAACTATTTAACGTTTTGGCGATCATATTCTCAGCTCTTCTTGCAAAATAACGCCAAACTAATTGCAATAAAAGAGTGATGCATAACATTAGAGCGAAGTTAGCAACCCAATTTCCAATATTTATTGTAAGTAGCCAATCACTTACATAAACTTCAGCTTGTTCAAACATATAAATCCTTAGGGTAAAACGAAGACGTTAAGATAATAACAACTGATGATACTCATAAAAGACTAAAAGCTAAACCTGTTGCAACTACTAAACAATTGATAAGTAGAATCAATAAAACAACATGAACGAAAAAAAGTTCAGTATAAGCAATGAAAAAAATACTTATTATAGCAAGTAATATTACACTTCTTGTTGTTAAGTAACCGTCATTAAACTCTAAAAAATGATCAATTCAATTCGAATAATTATCGATTAGAATTGAAAAGTCTCTTATTATTAAAAGTCGCTTAACTCTCTATTTAAGATTCCATTAAGCGTATTCGAAAATAACCTCATATATTTATACCCCACCGAGAAGTGTGACTAATAGACAAAATTGATAAATATAAAAAGAACGATTTACACTAGGAAGATCAATGATAACGATTGATAAACAGAGTTTATTTAAGGCTTAAAATTTAAAAATAATTTTTAATACGTTAAACTTTTACTCTTCTTATGCCAG
Coding sequences:
- the barA gene encoding two-component sensor histidine kinase BarA, yielding MTKYGLRAQVIAYTVLPTVLIGGILAGYFSFHRFQQADEFLIDRALNIADALSIASEYGMQDETRTILRRLIGTTHRKNSPMIKSIAIFTADNKLFVISNYHRDYQKLRLDKDQPIPDLPQITTLDDSIIIHSPIIDETNFLEYQLTFDQPRKVVGYVALEINRDQIELLLYRDAAFSLLVVLLGIIGSLYLAFKHAKRITAPISDMASVVEKISLGRLNSRVEGEYTGEIGLLQHGINEMALAMSKHHEEMQESIDLATSELRETLDQMEVQNIELDITRKEAQQAASVKSEFLANMSHELRTPLNGVIGFARQLLKTQMTNNQMDYLQTIERSAGNLLNIINDILDFSKLEAGKLDLEHIPFEIRESIDETMHLLAHSAHEKNIELSLMVDEDVPQELIGDAMRLQQILTNLIGNAIKFTEQGNIEVKIQRTEKENDTDKGIKLKFIISDTGIGISEAQQEQLFKAFGQADSSITRQYGGTGLGLVITQKLVNEMKGSIDLVSTPNAGSTFWFTIAIERCTREPLASLPLERLSNRTVLAYESNEYAVRACSQLLMQWKTNATITETDLQWKKALHKRYDSIVIGHSNNTNINPLLIHIEQAKEYTDNIIVLLNCSDPSVYEQLMETGITHCLNKPVNHKNFANALVSNETTPTTLQIAMPIQRKDINVMAVDDNRANLKLISAMLTDRVHRVTTCKNGKEAVEHAKNTPFDIIFMDIQMPILDGVSACAQIKKDSLNQESPIIAVTAHVLPGEKEQFLQKGMDDCLAKPIDELALQAIINKWAPNAQIMEVAPQEEIAKLPHKKIPAIVKKSFDWELALQQSAGKSDLAKEMLSMLLEEFDDIRKIANSAINGDVDSEQFAKAIHKFHGGCSYSGVPKLKNIAGLIEKEIKNAVNPDLLEPELLELLDELDNVEKEAKTYLA
- a CDS encoding mechanosensitive ion channel family protein; this translates as MFEQAEVYVSDWLLTINIGNWVANFALMLCITLLLQLVWRYFARRAENMIAKTLNSWDDIVFYAVNKPINWVIVLMGTSMSMRVIAESEEFAISDYLPAVQKVAILFLIGWVFWRLVYKAEHTYIADDAKDTTTVTALSKLAKLSIITIITLSIIQTLGVSISGVLAFGGMGGLIVGMAAKDLLSNLFGATMVYMDKPFKVGDWIRSPDKSIEGTVEEIGWRVTRIRTFDKRPIYVPNSLFTTIVVENPSRMTNRRIKEDFGLRYKDIQQVEHIIKAVREMLQNHPDIDQSQTLIVNFDLFNNSSLDFFIYTFTKTTNWILFHEVKQDVLLKVANIVIEHGAEFAFPTRQLHMDKDDHRNLLESSDSIK
- the rlmD gene encoding 23S rRNA (uracil(1939)-C(5))-methyltransferase RlmD, which translates into the protein MAQFFKASRTNKQNNKIIKHCQIDKLDHQGRGMLFHQNKPMFVEGGLVGEIVDVSIDEDKKRYKKASILKIHQASNLRTEPHCEHYQECGGCHLQHIEQASQIEIKQTGLMALFERFAKYKPAELQATLKSDAWAYRRCARFGVMYDKKTKKVQMGFRRSASNELINQQKCPVLKPALSQLILPLKALLNQLQGKMALGHIELVEADNTVAVLLRHLKPLLDQDIALIIAFSAEHQLHFYAQSSPTDIQCLTEQHKLTYSLAEQDCEFEFNIDDFLQVNADINQQMVQQAISWLELKNTDHVLDLFCGLGNFTLPIAKKVEQVVAVEGIQKMVDRGAQNALHCHLTNVAFYQADLSDLNELKADWAQLRYDKILLDPARAGAAECMAFVANKKPSHILYVSCDPVTLARDSALLLEQGYTLAKLGLIDMFPQTAHMESMALFTKK